From the genome of Alosa alosa isolate M-15738 ecotype Scorff River chromosome 20, AALO_Geno_1.1, whole genome shotgun sequence, one region includes:
- the LOC125285881 gene encoding LOW QUALITY PROTEIN: patr class I histocompatibility antigen, A-2 alpha chain-like (The sequence of the model RefSeq protein was modified relative to this genomic sequence to represent the inferred CDS: inserted 2 bases in 1 codon): MYGCEWDDVTEATKAFQQDGYDGEDFLSLDLENMRYIAPVPQALLTKQKYDRNKAMMENDKHYFTQTCVEWLKKYVQYGSSTLGRKVRPEVSLLKKGXSAVVCYATGFYPDGVMITWKRDGEEMQENVDVGETLPNEDGTFQNRVVLTVSDQDLKEHQYTCEVAHQSGETIILDETEIKCSNPNSVPLGPIIGVAVALIVLIAIVAGFVVMKNKKKDGFTGVKTEEGSQTSSERA, encoded by the exons ATGTATGGTTGTGAATGGGATGATGTGACTGAAGCCACGAAAGCTTTTCAGCAGGATGGTTATGATGGAGaggactttctctctctggatTTGGAGAACATGAGATACATCGCTCCAGTGCCACAGGCACTCCTTACTAAACAGAAGTATGACCGAAACAAGGCTATGATGGAAAATGATAAACACTACTTCACCCAGACATGCGTTGAGTGGCTGAAGAAGTATGTTCAATATGGGAGCAGCACTCTGGGAAGGAAAG TCCGCCCTGAGGTCTCCCTTTTGAAAAAAGG CTCTGCAGTGGTGTGCTATGCTACTGGTTTCTACCCTGATGGAGTGATGATCACctggaagagagatggagaggagatgcAGGAGAATGTGGATGTGGGGGAGACATTGCCCAATGAGGATGGAACCTTCCAGAATAGAGTTGTGCTCACTGTATCAGATCAGGATCTGAAGGAGCACCAGTACACCTGTGAGGTGGCCCATCAGAGTGGAGAGACCATCATCTTGGATGAAACTGAGATAAAGTGCAGCA acccaaaCTCTGTTCCTCTTGGTCCCATCATTGGTGTGGCTGTTGCGCTCATTGTTTTGATTGCCATCGTTGCTGGGTTTGTCgtgatgaaaaataaaaagaaggaTG GCTTTACTGGTGTTAAAA cTGAGGAAGGCTCCCAGACCTCAAGTGAAAGAGCGTAA